CCGAACATCCACCAGTTTCTACACTCAAGCGAAGCATTTTTTCTTTAAGCGAACCTTCAGCAGCCTGCAGTTCTTTCATTCTCTGAAAAACAGTCCCAATGTCAATCAGTGTTTGAATGACTCgacaaaacaaggaaaattacCATCACTAGGTTAGTGAAATTAACGTTCTATGCATGCTACAGACCCTACATGAAGAAAGTTATATCTCAGTCAGCTCTTATTGCATAGTGCTCATCATGACTATCTTTGCCAGGTACATATAGAAGCCGCATCTTATGATGACAATGAAAGCTCAATCATGTGTCAACCTGTACAACATCGAAACCTAAAGCCACTTCAAGACCTTTGCTGAATCGGGAAGCAATATTCTGCCTTTATTTCTTGAATGCATCTCATATGGGGTTACATGGGATATTTCCTAGGCTTAGCCTTATATTCCTCATAAGCATAGCTTCTCTGAGAAGGATGTCATTGACAAGGTACTGTACTGCGGGTGCCAGACACCCCTATGTAAAATCATTGACAAGATGAAAGTTTCACAAATTCTGACAAGAAGGAAGTGTTATAAAACAATATTGCTACCATATTTGCTGTGGAGAACTTAGCTCAAGTACTAGAAGAAAAGTAAGGTTGCAGGGTCCATCTCTCTTATATCCATTTGTACAAAATCAGGAACATCACACTAATGTTGACATTATGACCTTAAATTGCAACAACACAGAGATCGCAagtgtttttattctttcagGCACATCTGGAAGTCAATCAGATGCACGCCCTGCGTTAAGTGTGAGTCTGCTTCATATCCTTATACATCTACTAAGTCAATCTTTatgaaattaaggaaaaaaataccTGGATGCAAGCATCTGTCATATGTACATCATCCACAGATGGTGATGGAGAGGAAGAAACTTCATGAAGTgcagaagcagaggaagagCTCAAAAGCCTATGGTTCTCTTGAATTCGGCCAGCAAAAAACGGATTCATACGCTTCATCAATGACATTGATGATGACCGAGACATGTCTTGCTTCGCTTGGTGAAtctgaagaaaataaaaataaaaaaaacatagtaATTGTTCATCAACTATCATGCCATGCTGTATATTTCCAGGGTAGTGAACATCGCTCTTCTTCTACATAATTTGAGAatccaaaataaatattttgtcaattgacaATAGAAGTTACCACTATTATGGGTAGAACTGAGTTGCTTCAGTATGAGCTAGACATTCTTTTTGATAAGTAAATATGAGCTAGACCTTTTCTTCTATAGGCATATATGCGCTAGACCTTTTCAAACCATTTCAATGCATAGTCTCTGCTATGGTGAGCATACATTAAAAATTCCCAATATCCAGTCTGTATTTCAGCATCAAAACCTTACAAGGAATTCTCATAACCCTATATTAAAGTAAGACTGGTGCAATTGGGAAATTTATCTCGTTACCAAAGGGATGGAAGGGTATTTTCAACTACTGGGAGAAAAAGATAAGGGCCTCAAAAGCAAAATGACACCAGCAAGTTCAATTACTAATAACAATTACATCTGCCCACGTATAGGTTCATCTTAGTAAATCATAGATTCCACGTACTAATGCTTCTCATCAATTAGACACATAACAAAGTTAATCCCTCTGCTCCTCGTAACTTGATAGTTATCTTCCCCTCATTCATGCATGCTGTTTCTACCACTATTCTTCCATCTGCTGCAGCCTTTTCAGTGACTGCCATAACTCAAAACATCCCAAGTACCAAGCATCAAGCATGCTCACAGAAACCCTTCTCATCAAATGACATGCCTGGGATGTTTTGTAAGAGATTTCACCGGCTATCAGCGACTCCAAATGGCAGTAACAACAGCAAGGATTTcaccaaaattgaaaaatggagGATTTAACAGAAATCTTACTCCCCCCTTGTCCAAGCATGCCTTGGCTATGCTTTATTGCGATTGATTGAAGACACTGTCGAGTAAATTAACAATATATTTCCTAAAGTAAGATAATTTCTACTTGCCCTTCAATTGTTGAGCTACTTTTCTTACTGCTAGATAGTGCATAAGAATTTAAGAAACTTTGGAATCAATACAACTCAATTTTACGGCCCAAAGAGGAGCACAAGTTAGCATCTCAGATGGGATAAAATGCTTGGCTGAAATCACTGATGCTTCAACAAGCCAGCTCAATCATAAGATGGgataaaataaagatgaaaaCTTGCAATCCAAGAGCTAAGCAGAAGCCAGGGACAAGAACTTCATGCGAAACCCAGAATCCTCTGAACTCCGGCAAACAAGCAGACAAAGAGAACCAAAATCAATCAACATGGAAATGGAGATTTGTAAGAGAAACCCTTATCACCAAATGACATGCCTGGGATGTTTTGTAAGAGACTTCAACAATAAGGATTtcaccaaaaattgaaaaatggagGATTTAACAGAGACCATTTTCTCCCTTTACACAATCATGCCCTAACTACGCTTTATGCTACACTGTCGGGTAAATTAACAATGTACTTCTTAGATGTAAGATAATTCTTTACGGGATGAAAAACCAACCTAAGGCCTAAGGGTCAATATAAAGCTCTACAAATAGTTAAATAAATGTCTACTTGCCCTTCAATTATTGAGCTACTTTAACTTAAATTGGAAATCAACACCTCTCATTTTTAGAGCCCAAAAAAGGAGCTCGAGCTAGCATATGCTTCAACAAACTAGCTCAACCATAAGGTGGGGAAAAAATGCTCTGCGCTATAAGCTTTCTTCCATCGTCTTCACGTCCTAACTTTTCGCTCAAAACAAAGACGAAAAACTTGCAATCCAAGAGCGCCAAGCAGAAGCCAGGGACGAGAATCTCATGCGAAACCCAGAATCCTCCGCACTCCGGGCAAACAAAGGGAGACAAAAAGAGAACCCGAAAACCGATCGACCCCGGAAAATACCCATCACTCACCCGCTCTCCGAGGAAGGCTCCGTCGAAGCTGGAGGTCGCGTGGACCGAGCCCCGGCGCGTGATTGCCCTACAGAGGCCTCGGAGAAGGGCCCCTCCGCTTCCGCGGGCGGCGGATCCCATGGCGAACGTGGGGCTCCCCGGTTGCCGATTCGAAGCGGTCGGCCTCGCGGGTTGGGGGCGGCGGCGATGCAGCTTCCGGGCAGATGGAACGACGGGCGGTGGTCGGAGCAGAGCACGTAATGTTCAGgcgaagagatagagagagagagagagagagagagatgtttctAAGCCTCCAATCGAACCGGTCGTTTTGATGCTGCCCACTTGGTTTTTCAACTATTTTTTGACCGGATGGTTTTTATCTTTATGATAATTACATAAATGTTGCCTAAACTATGGCTAAATATGCAATCTGATTCTAATTTAGTCTCTGGACTATATAAATAGATTCAATGatatcatttaattaattcaaatttgtggataatattaaatattttcatataatttatggactagattgaataaatacaaaaaattcaagGGACGTattatacaaataaaaaattcagaggtcacattatatattgagctaaaatttagatatcattgaataaattaaaaatttagaaatcgcATTAcacatttgatcaaaattcaatagttatttgtgtcatttttctttatatgaaaatatttaatattttctttggcATATGTTTCTCCCTATTTGAAAAGAAGATATCcattaaaagaattataatcTATTTCAGtcaaatttttccataaataaaagattttataaagtaaaatcttttggcaaatttttagaAAGGAGAATAAACTATATACAtttaaagtttattttttttctatcctttttgttggaaaatgtttttgtattttGCAAGAATATGCCACTTAGATGTACTTTTTCTCTGTATGCACGGTAAGATACTAAGCACGAccttatcttatttttctttttaaatttgtgaaggaaaaaatttctattatggTAGACATCTTAGAAATGATTATAAATTGGAGAAGGGAAAGCCAAAATTGTCCGAATGAATTTGGCCTGTTAAGTTGCTTCCCAGAAAGAAAGAGCAATAAAACCAAGTCACGTGACAAAATTAAGCAGGTTATGTACTCAGATCACTTGCTCCACTGCATTCAGAAACATGGCAAAGAATTCTGGAGAATGTTTTATTCTTCCTCGCGTgacatgcataaaaaaaaaaattgacttgtAGAGGCCGGTTTTCTCTCTACCGCATGCGTAGTTTTCTCCTACCTTCAAGGTAGGTTTTGATTCATCCCCAATGAAAAACCTAAACTATCTCCCACAAAACCCCAATTCGTCTACCTCAGGCTTCCAATCAAAATCCCATGTGTTAGCCACTCCCTCCTCAATCCTTGATACACCAATTGACACCCCCCGTTTGTAATCCCCATCCGAGATACCCATCACATTTCCTTCCATCATGCTGCGTTAGCCACTCCCTTCTTAGTCCTCGACTAACAGATTGATACCCCCCGTCTGCAATCCACCGCATCAAAGCTCCCTTCAATCGTTTGGGCTtgtattcttctttcttgctgGTTCCAAACTCCTCAGGCCAGCTTGTGTGAAGGAAAGACCTCTCGCAACACAGTTCTTGGTGATCGAGAGATGGAAGGTCAGATCGAGGAAGAGAGGCATTTAGCAGCTCTTTGCAAAAATCTAGATAAGCTATGGTCTGAAGATGATGTAATTGATGTTAAAGGTgatatttctgaaaagaaattgactGAATGCCGGAAAAAGGAAGTTGTATTCTAGACTGAATGTGAATTTTCCAGCATTTTTAAACACAATGAAAAGAGCTTGGAGGATTGAAAATGTTACCTGTACAGTGCTAGAGCCGGGCTATTTCTCCTTTTCATTCCAGTAGAAGCTGAAAAACAGAGAGTATTAGATTCTGAACCATGGTTCTTTTCAAGTAATCTACTAGTTCTATAGCAATGTGATCCCAATATCCCAGAGATCTATTATGAATTTAATCATTGTGCCTTTTGGGTGAATTTCTTTGGCCTCCCATTTGGGAGAGTTACTAATGAAGTTATAAGAGATATTGCATCGAAACTTGACGATGTAATAGAGGTGAAATTAGAAGCTAAAGGGAACATCAATTATAAGATTGGCAAGGCAAAGTCAAGCTGAATCTGGAAAATCCTCTCAAGACTGGAGTTATTATTAATTTGGAGAGCAAGAGGCTGTGggtagaattcaaatatgagaGGCTTCCACACTACTGTTATTTGTGTGGTAGAATAAAGCATTATGCCACATTTTGCAAGGAAATACCTTATGAGAATTTAGGGCTAGCAAAAGACTTATCGGGAAGATTTGGGCAATGGCTAAGAGCGGAAGTGCGGGAACTTAGTCCGTATGGGAAAATCTTCTATGACAAACAAGATATAATATAAGAAGAAGATGCATGCGTGCCAAAGACCCCTATTTCTTCAGTTCCTGAGAAAGAATAACAGTTGCCGAATCAGAATATGAATGGAATTTTGTCTATCTATGGGTAGAACAATGCTAACAAGCCAATTCAATAGAAGAATAGTCAAGCTACCTCTTCTCTAGCACTGATATTAATGGAGGAGAAAGGTCCTCAAAAGAGAGGGAATTGTTGCATAGATGAAGAGTCTGTCATGGTACTCTATGAGGAACAACTAAAGGAAGTGGAGATGAACATGATAGAGACCCTAGCAGGTGAAAAGGGACTGACAAGGCACAAATCCAAAGGTTCCAAGCtatcaaatgcaaaaaaaaaaagggaagagattCTGCTCGTATGGTACTCAAACTTCTAAGGCACCAGTTTTCGACAATACACAACTGGTGGAGACCCCAATTAAAGTGGCAGAGAAGTCAAATAAGTGGGCTTTGGTGattagccctaataagccaccggatCATCCATGAAGTttttaagttggaattgtcaatGATTGGGCACACCCTTGACAATTCAACCTTTGAGAGTCCTAGTGATTCATGAAAGGCCTAGTATTATCTTTCTAATGGNNNNNNNNNNNNNNNNNNNNNNNNNNNNNNNNNNNNNNNNNNNNNNNNNNNNNNNNNNNNNNNNNNNNNNNNNNNNNNNNNNNNNNNNNNNNNNNNNNNNCTCATCGGTTCAACATATGGTAGAAATGTCCCCTTCTAAACTCAGGtagttatatttcaaattttggcacgtaagtttctttccttcttgaacATATATGATTATTCTTGAATTATTACTtgccttttatatttttgaaaattgttatATCTCTGTTGATTTTTCAgaattaatatttcaaaaattattaacaattactttttattttatttttttaaacggaagttttttttttgtgcctaTTCAGTTGCCCTAGTTCGTTTTCCTTAAATAAAACCTTCGATCCTCTTCCCCCGATATCCAAACTCTTTGCAAACCCTAATCTTTCTCTCAAACCCCTACTTCTCTTGATCTACTCTTACATTCTTTGCAAAATTTCTCACTAATTTACTCTCGAACATGTCATCAAAATCCTCCAAGCCCGTTTTGATGTCTTATCAGaggaaattctctttctttgctAGTCACGGGACTCGGTTTGTCCCCGACGGTCTGAAGCATTTGTGGCATCCTGAAATTCTTTGCTAGCCATTAGAGGTGCTCCAATTAATGTCTTGTATTAAAATCTATGGCCGACTTTAAATGGATAGATCTTGGAAGA
This genomic stretch from Eucalyptus grandis isolate ANBG69807.140 chromosome 3, ASM1654582v1, whole genome shotgun sequence harbors:
- the LOC104437102 gene encoding iron-sulfur assembly protein IscA-like 2, mitochondrial, with the protein product MGSAARGSGGALLRGLCRAITRRGSVHATSSFDGAFLGERIHQAKQDMSRSSSMSLMKRMNPFFAGRIQENHRLLSSSSASALHEVSSSPSPSVDDVHMTDACIQRMKELQAAEGSLKEKMLRLSVETGGCSGFQYVFDLDEKANSDDRVFEKDGVKLVIDNISYDFVKGATVDYVEELIRAAFQVTANPSAVGGCSCKSSFMVKQ